acttaatcaaaccgtgcactaccgaaggtatgatgttaaaacgccgtatgaaatttcttcccagtagcgcattatatcgcgaagtcgagcgaaccacataaaagtcaactaattcgttccttattaactgcggattcttgtcatcttcgagctctattactaactctatccgtcccacgggccatgagctttctccggaaaaaccagacagcgtgatatcagacggacgtagctgcgccttcacgtgttcgggaagaaattgatagcaatgctcgtacataatgtcaacgccgctcccagtgtcgacatgcatgcgcttgacctgcaccccgcaagaaggaatgcggcacttgataatgataggttcattcaccctgtcaattgacatcacaggagggaaagtgattggaagaagttcccaatcctgatgatcgttatactttcttcgctgacctaatttctctgcgtcaaccatgttaatggttaaatcagcatttttggtcttatccactttctgccacgcgaaggttttagtttttgacccttcttctgcggctttccctttatctttctttggcggtttgaggtgatccaacttacccgcacggagcgcctccagtacccgttccatcaagtttttacacctattcgtatcgtgcccgtaatcatcgtgaaattcacaatactttgtcttatcccgcttaccaaattctgtaagcggagttggaaccgcgaaggtcgcgcatactggctccgtcgccaaaatttctttgggcgttttggataagcttttaagaagcgcatagttctgattgttgatgccgcgctgattattgtttcgataattgccacttgatttccctttatcattcctgataggaccaccgctaggataccttccgcgagagttgttaccacgattttgatcgcgcgaacgatcatcatcgtccttcctctcgttgcgtgtgctagctgttggaatgtcattatcttcgccactccgcatatagtcgtggcattcattaagcgcctcagcataagttgttgggactgtatggcgcagacgccttaccagtgttggatgacgttctgagtttataccatgtatgagtccggaaatctgttgctctggtttgagatctggtatacgcaggcactcattagtataccttgtgagaaattcgcccaaagattccttggacttctgcacgatgtcatggcattcaatgtgagtgcgcttgcgtggtctctgattctgatattgcagtaaaaactttgtccgcagatccataaacccggcaatactacccgccggcaacttattaaaccactcacgagcaataccctgtagtgtcataggaaatatctgacacgcaaccggatccacccagccttgagtgcgcattgcgccttcgaagcgctgtaaaaaatcatctggatcggtcaggccgttgtaagtacccaacgtgctaggtatctttggtgttgATGGAAACGGGTaggcggatatatgcggaggaaacttgtcaaaggtagtcggtagctcgaagggtggtttaacaggatcccctttcaaatttgcaaagaaacgcttcatcatgtcctgaacaaagtcaggttgtgaaaataagtgaaccatatcgggaggtgcggcctgcatgaattgacttgcaagatttgcctgcccttgaacattttgccaaggttgaccctgcgtctgcggatatgaccaaggctgctgcgttggaaaagagggataacttgaagacgcggagtacacaggtggctgtaaaggaagcgaaacctgtggcgcagatatctgcgaaacttgaggatacacacttaaaagcccaactgtatgcgctgtgctttgctgctgcgctgttatcggcgcccaatgagagttcgcatctgggatgaccccaaatccccaactattaagtaacgcctgcgcatccgcaggagttaaaaattgtgagactgggcgcggtggttgccaaggttgcaacggtgtaaatgacgaattctgctgaatgccctgcgtatgcagaggtattgaaacagtggtactgtaaataggtacctggccgcagcaaaccacatgcggccccgttgttctaCCGCCAacgcctgcaaagatgacccttggatccactgtcgaaaagtccagccgcatggttgtgactggtgagtttgctcttggcggtgtgaccccgtctgaatatatcggcttgtacctctgaaagggttcgccggatataggtggagggtatatcgtgtatcccgcctgagtagcggcctccgtagtcataaccggtgtatgttgactaccagacggtgcgttctgaacatctgtttgggtatgttccgatgattcctcggaagtcatgatactgttaaagaaaaaattcaaaaattttgtaaataacgagtcatacaattcaaaaccttaaaagaaaaagcaattaaacagtcttgaattaattcgactctcaatgaaagcaccacttgatcatgcatattttaaccgaggggtcttaacatgcttgctcaacgtaaaggaggggtttaaggatcttagaacgtggctctccggtccggctaccgtgaataaccctggccgacatgatgatgtcggcggggtggccaagtgattaagtccaccttcgatgacgtccgtcgatcagaaggccccaagcaaggttgtaggtaccagttaataaagaactcacctgttaacctttagaagatgatagaggatgtaagttacgtaggatgtgtggtagaagatggTTACGCAACGTGGTATGGtgctaacgacgattagggtttgtatttataggcaaaccctaattctagaaccgtcataggatagtgataatcgtttccataaccatctcccccgaatcacggatataattatagaaaagatatttgctcaaccgccgtaaaggaccagatacggatccgcatgccgcatgccgcatgagagcaccccgcatgcgcaccatagcgcatgcccgtgtgtatgttacatgcgcatgcgggctgcggtatcattaTAATCCAACCAAAATTGCAAAATACCGACGTCATTaaatcaaaaaaataaataaaataatcacAGCGAAATAAACATACGTGTCATAAATTACGTGATTATGGGATGATGATGATGTGAACACACAATGAAGTTTGAACAACTGCTTACAGCCTCTTGTTTCAACTTACACAAACCAAAACCATAATTTCTTCCCCTCCCATCAATTAAAAAGATAATGGCTTTCACAGCAATCCCCAATCTTTCACCACCAACATCATTCACTCGAATTCATCTTCATAATTCATCACATAAACCTCTAATTTCATTATCTCAACCTCCAACTCACCATAATCAAAATGGTTTTGCCATACAATCCGCCGTCCAACCGCCGCCGGTTCGTGTTAGGGTTTCACCGCCGCCGGATCCTCGTCAGGAATTCTACGTTAATTTAGGTTTAGCTGTTCGTACTCTCCGTCATGATCTACCTCTGCTCTTTACCACAGACCTCAATTACGATATCTATAGGTACATATTTCAGCTCGTTTTAACCTAATTTTGATATAATTCAGTTTAGTTCCATATAAGATTGTTGATTTTGTGTATGTATATTTGACAGGGATGATATTACCTTTGTTGATCCCTTAAACAAATTCACCGGGATTGATAACTACAAGCTGATTTTCAGAGCATTACGTTTCCACGGTCGAATTCTATTCAAAGAAATTTCATTGGAGGTTTTTAGGGTTTGGCAGCCATCTGAGAATCTAATTTTGATCCGTTGGAATCTAAAAGGGATTCCTCGTGTTCCCTGGGAAGCTAAGGGTGAATTCCAGGGTACTTCACGGTATAAATTGGATCGAAAAGGGAAGATTTACGAGCATAAAGTCGATAATTTGGCATTTAATTTCCCTAGACAACTTAAACCAGCTATATCGGTTCTCGATTTGGTAGCTGCTGCCCCTCCTGCAACTCCTAACCCTACGTTTTCATGGTGTAGTCTGGATTCGGCTTACTCGTCTTCATGGCTAGATTTCTATCGTGCGGTTAAGAACACGTTGGATCCAGGCCAAGATTTTTCGGTTTTACATGATTGTCAATTAGTTCCTGCTACTTGTCTATAGTGAGTGTTCAGTTAAACTATACAACTCTTTTGGCTACTGCTTATGTATATGCATACTTACTAGTTATTATGCTGCACATACTTCTACCTATACGATGTAACAAAAGTCAGTCTTGAAAACTATTGTAAAAGCGTAAGCGAAAAGCATATAATAAAATCTATTTAGAGAGCAAATGGATGTTTCGAATTGTCTACATACACGTGTTTGGTTATATGGTACGGAGTAAGACTTTTGATATGCATCATTTGTTTGTTACGACTACATATTTAGTTGCGTACTACAATTCTTGATGATCTGGCAACTTATAGACTATAGATCTGAAGGTTATAATACCCCATTAAAAAAAGAGTATTATGCTGTCATTACTACAAGATTCACACTGTGTTCTACACAACTAAGTGTTGATTTTAAAATCAAGTACATATTACCAGGTTGATCGATCAAAACATCAAAAAGCTATGGAGGTGGAAGCTTGTTTAGAGGTTTGATCGATGCAACTTCACACTTATCACGACTCATGAATTTGTCATATGTGACTCTCAATGGTGCGGTTTTTGCAGCCTTGTGAAATCTCAAGATCATATCAGCACAATCCCTAAATAAGAGTGTTAATAATATGATCAGGTGAACACCTTACAACAAATGAGTAAAATTCATGAAAATTTTGATATCTGGAAATAGTACCTGATCTGAAATTCTCGATAATGAGAATGTTTGCACAAAAGTGGGGTCCACGCCGGGGTCAAATTCAGGGTGCATCTAGCAACATAAATAGCTGATGCACATAGTAGTGATGGCTTGAAGTGTAAAGCATCATATTCCACCAGGCACAACTCAATGAGATAGAATGCTAAGTTTTCAAACTGCAACAGTGGTCCTCAATGTTAGTATTTGTTAATATAGATCATTATGTGCATCTGTTTTAGAACTGCTGTGTAACAGAAACTGTAAAATTACCGTTTTGCCCCCCTGAGCAGCTCTAAGAAATTGTAGCATGAAAACGTAAGGTGTAGGCAGATTAAGTCGGAAGTTCAGCTTCGTTAAAATTGTTGTCTCCTgttaattaatatacatatacagtAAGTATACAGCAGTCTTGATTTATTAGTAGAGAAATGATAAGACATACCATTTCAAGCATTTGATCTCTTGTATATATCTCTGCTGAGATACCAATCAGTTCCATAACCTGTTAAAGATATTAGcactaataagaagaaaaaaaaagacttGATACACTGATTTTGGACTATAATcgtaatatatacaaaataaattttGAATTATAAGATGAAACATTTACCTTTGGGTGCCAAAAGTCCTCATACTTCGATGCTAGCAATAGTGAAGTGAGACCAACTAACTGCATTTCGCTTCTCTTGATAGTGGCAACAGACAAGTAATAGTCCAAGAGTGTGACCATCAGATAAAGCGTTTCTTGCATTAAATCGAATTTTAAATGTACCTATAACAAGAAGAATCAACAGATGCAGATCAGGAAAAGTAAAATAGCATAACCTGGCTCTAACTTTTGTATTAAAAAAATTCTAAGTAAGAATAAACAAAATGTACCTCTACAAGCCAATTAATCAGTCTGCCCCGCATTTGAGGAGTGATGTCTGTCTGAATCTCCATGTAGTTTTTCAGAGATGGATTATGTGCCTGCATTCATTTTTGCTATTTAATTAAAGCATCATCAAACTTGTATGTTTAACAAGGAACATTTCGGGCTATGTCTACATCTTATGGTATATAAACTAGCAAAAAAGGAATGGATTGATGGGTTAAAAGTACTCTAAAGTGTATTTTTATTGCATAAAAACCTCCAAACTTGATTTATTAGATTAATACTTGAATTAATCAAACGTTAATAAAAGAGATTTGAATAGCATTGTAGCAGAAACTGCCCATTACCCTGTAACCTAACATGCCCAAACCGCGTACTAACAATCTCTAATCAACTGCAAAATTAAAAACTGATATTGCCACACTCAAGATCTCTTTAGGAATCTAATAGAACTTGTCTAAATATGTTTGGGTATGTACAAAACATTTATATTGTTCATGTGCAAATGACAAATATAAAAGTTGGTGGTAAACAATCGGtttaacagcaaaaaaaaaaaaaaaaaaaaaaaattacatttcaTAAAGAAATGTAACTTTTGCAAGAAAGCATGGTGAACTTACTTCTGTAACCCAATAATGGCGATAGATCTCATCCACATATTCAGCAACTTCAAGTTGATTGCCGTCATCGTATATGTTAGGCAGTATCTCCTCTTTGGTGACATTGCGCTCGTCCTTTAGCAGCTGTAGCGCATGGTATTGTTATGATTGAAAAaaacaataaaataattatgcaTCAAGGGAACTTAAAAAAAATTAAACTTTAAGAACCTTAGTTCTTTCAATTAGCAATGACGTGTAAGATTTTCGTCTCTTTCCTTTGGCAGTGATGTTTGATGTGTTAGCATCTAACTTTTGCTCACACGAAACAGATTCAGTATGATTAGAAGATGAAGATCCTGATGTTGATGTCGGTTTGGTTAAAACTGAGATGCTTTTCGACACCCTTTTAGCTTTGGGAATAACAACTGTAGTTTTCACAGTTGGCTGGTAATTAAGACAACATTAAATTGTGTCAGAACAATTAAAGTTTCAGATAGAAAAACTAATACTACCATTAGCATGTTTTTCAGCATACCTTCATTGATACCCTAGATAATCTTTTTGCATCCCTTGGTGGCTGTCGTTCAGACACCCTAAAAACAGATCAAAAAGATAAACTTTTTACTTATTTAAGACTCACTAACTAAAAGTAAAGCTAAATCTTGAAATGGTATACTCCCCACATTTTTAAAGATCCTTCACTAACTCGATGCTTCAAACGGTTGTCTCGGGCATTACTCACTGACGGTAAAACTGTAGTACCAACTTTAGGCTTAACTGAAAAGTTAATAAGGAAAAAAGGAATTAACATGTTTTATAAGTTTATATTATCGAAATGAATGATACAATTCTAAGTTTTTAGATTAACAAGGCACACACCAGAGAATCCATATGTGTCCTTGTTCTTCACTGGAAGTTGCAAATATCCCTGCAAGTAAAGGAGAATGAACAGCTAAAGAATAATATACACGATTACTAGAGAAGAATATAAAAGAACGTAATCATACTTTCTTGGGATCACAGTTATCCGCCTTCTTAACATGCTTTGATATTGGAAAAGATTTCCTAACGAAACAAAAAATAATTAAACCATTAATTATTCACATACTAACGTAGAACATAGAGATCCTTAGTTAGAATAGACACCTTTGGATTGGAAAACAATTCTTTGTGGATTTCCTAAATAAACAAAAATAAAGATAACGGTCATAAAAAATCGTTATCACAAGCAAACTAAAAAAAGGCCAAAAATAGAAAAGCACATTGATTACCAGTTTACCTTATTACATGACCAACAGTTTCTTGACCCTGTAGCCTAGTGTTTTGATTACCATTGGAGACCTTTAGAACCTTGCTTGATGACGAACTTTCTGTACTGGCTTTGGGAATAACAACTGTAGTTTTCACAGTTGGCTGGTAGTTGAAAGGACATTAAATCGTGTTAGATTTACAATCCCGTTACCTAAAAAAATAAAGTTTCAGATAGAAAACTAGTACTACCATTAACACGTTTTTCATCATACCTTCATTGATATCCTAGATAATCTTCTTGTATCCCTTGGTGGCTGTGCTTCGGACACCCTAACAACAGATTACAGGGATAAACTTATTATTTAGTGAAAACGCGCTAATTAAAAGTAAAACTAAATCTTGAAATGGTACACTCCCCACATTTTTAAAGATCCTTCACTAACTCGATGCTTCCAACGATTGTCCCGCGCATTACTCACTGCTGAAGTGCCAACTTTAggcttaactgaaaagttaacaaggaAAAATGAATTAACATGTTTTATAAGTTTATATTATCGAAGTGATACAATTCTAAGTTTTTAGTTTAACAAGGCACACACCAGAGAATCCATACGTGTCCTTGTTCTTCACTGTAAGTTCCAAATTACCCTGCAAGTAAAGAACAATGAACATTCatagaatatataatataatatacaagaTTACTAGAGCAGAATATAAAAAAACATAATCATACATTCTTGGGATCACAGTTATCTGCCTTCTTAACATGATTCAGTATCGGAAAagatttcctaaaaaaaaaaaaaaaaaaaattagaaccaTTAAATCAATTCAAGGACATTCACAAACTAAGGTTGAACATAGAGATACATGGTCAGAATAGACACCTTTGGAGTGGAAAACAATTCTTTGTGGTTTTCCTAAATAAACAAAAACGAAAGATAATGGTCACAAACAATCGCTAAAACGAAAAGGCCAAATACAGAAAAGCACATCGATTAACAGTTTTACCTTATTACATGACCAACAGTTTCTTGACCCTGTAGACTAGTCTTTTGATTACCATTAAAGACCTTCAGATCCTTGGTTGATGACGAACTTTCAGTACTAGCTCTCTTACCAGTTGAAGCCCTAATTTTTTATGCATTTTATCAATGGGTTTATAAGCACTATCACAACATAAACGAACCAAAGGCAATAAAAGGATATTGACTACCAGTTTACCTTGAAACAGGACCAACAGTTTTTCGGTCACGTACTGTAGTCTTTGGATTACCATTGAAGACCTTCAGATCCTTGCCTGATGAAGTAATTGCAGTATTGGCTTTTGTACCGACTGAAGCCCTACAAACTCATATGAAACTGGTAATGAATATTACACATACTATCAAAAGCTTAAGGTGTGTTAACACAAACTAATTAAGCAGCTAGAGTTTCTATAAGATTAAAAGAACCATGGGATGGTTGTACGCGTACCGTTGTGGATATGCAACCTTTTCCATTTTACTTTTCCTGCAACATTTTTAATACCATGTGAATGTGTTAGAGTTGACTGAAGGAGAACTGAAGAACTGTTTGCCATTCTTTTTATATCGGAGAAAAGCTTTTAAATATAGCACATTCAGGATGaaaaaataatcattttttttaTAGGAAGAGGCTCAAGTCACTCACCCAGGTTTGGAGCCAACAAAAGTATCATTCTTCTGAAAAACACCACGCGAATTGCTTATATCCGCCAACACTTTTCTTCCTACATTAACTTGAGCTGTGAAGCATAACTTTCTCTATAAAAAATGTGTTCATATGAAAAAGTATTCTATGGAAAGTTAAAGCTGCAGGATGCTTACCAGAACTGAAGTTTTTCCCAAAAAGTTTCTCCACCTTGTTAAGCGCCTCCTTCATAATCAAAACAAAATATACAAGATTAACAGTTTTCACATTATATATACTCTACAAGTTAGAAGGCTACTCTCTGTGTCCACCGCTATGTATTCACAATTTGAATGAATTATAGAATTGATATTAACCTTCTGAATATCGACATTGATATTGCTGATTTCACCTTTGACTGGAATAGGCTTCCTACAAAAGGAATTAGGCTAGATATTGTTATAAAGGAATCAACACGTATCTCAAGAACAATATAATCGAAGCACTAATACATACAAGAAAAAGAAATCAAAAACAAACTCCTGCTAAATACATATGTGGGTCGTAAATGGAGTGACCACATCTTTTCAGCCTTCCGCTTCCATTTGCGCCTACTCTTAATCATATTCATCTAATCTTATATCAGTTTTCACCACATACT
The window above is part of the Rutidosis leptorrhynchoides isolate AG116_Rl617_1_P2 chromosome 1, CSIRO_AGI_Rlap_v1, whole genome shotgun sequence genome. Proteins encoded here:
- the LOC139891489 gene encoding uncharacterized protein, with product MAFTAIPNLSPPTSFTRIHLHNSSHKPLISLSQPPTHHNQNGFAIQSAVQPPPVRVRVSPPPDPRQEFYVNLGLAVRTLRHDLPLLFTTDLNYDIYRDDITFVDPLNKFTGIDNYKLIFRALRFHGRILFKEISLEVFRVWQPSENLILIRWNLKGIPRVPWEAKGEFQGTSRYKLDRKGKIYEHKVDNLAFNFPRQLKPAISVLDLVAAAPPATPNPTFSWCSLDSAYSSSWLDFYRAVKNTLDPGQDFSVLHDCQLVPATCL
- the LOC139891167 gene encoding uncharacterized protein isoform X2 yields the protein MVVTKGLGTSKIRVAGGREAGKSGRVRSLKVYTDDDNVKIRNKDHVTVETKKPIPVKGEISNINVDIQKALNKVEKLFGKNFSSAQVNVGRKVLADISNSRGVFQKNDTFVGSKPGKSKMEKVAYPQRASVGTKANTAITSSGKDLKVFNGNPKTTVRDRKTVGPVSRASTGKRASTESSSSTKDLKVFNGNQKTSLQGQETVGHVIRKTTKNCFPLQRKSFPILNHVKKADNCDPKNGNLELTVKNKDTYGFSVKPKVGTSAVSNARDNRWKHRVSEGSLKMVSEAQPPRDTRRLSRISMKPTVKTTVVIPKASTESSSSSKVLKVSNGNQNTRLQGQETVGHVIRKSTKNCFPIQRKSFPISKHVKKADNCDPKKGYLQLPVKNKDTYGFSVKPKVGTTVLPSVSNARDNRLKHRVSEGSLKMVSERQPPRDAKRLSRVSMKPTVKTTVVIPKAKRVSKSISVLTKPTSTSGSSSSNHTESVSCEQKLDANTSNITAKGKRRKSYTSLLIERTKLLKDERNVTKEEILPNIYDDGNQLEVAEYVDEIYRHYWVTEAHNPSLKNYMEIQTDITPQMRGRLINWLVEVHLKFDLMQETLYLMVTLLDYYLSVATIKRSEMQLVGLTSLLLASKYEDFWHPKVMELIGISAEIYTRDQMLEMETTILTKLNFRLNLPTPYVFMLQFLRAAQGGKTFENLAFYLIELCLVEYDALHFKPSLLCASAIYVARCTLNLTPAWTPLLCKHSHYREFQIRDCADMILRFHKAAKTAPLRVTYDKFMSRDKCEVASIKPLNKLPPP
- the LOC139891167 gene encoding uncharacterized protein isoform X4 translates to MVVTKGLGTSKIRVAGGREAGKSGRVRSLKVYTDDDNVKIRNKDHVTVETKKPIPVKGEISNINVDIQKEALNKVEKLFGKNFSSAQVNVGRKVLADISNSRGVFQKNDTFVGSKPGKSKMEKVAYPQRASVGTKANTAITSSGKDLKVFNGNPKTTVRDRKTVGPVSRASTGKRASTESSSSTKDLKVFNGNQKTSLQGQETVGHVIRKTTKNCFPLQRKSFPILNHVKKADNCDPKNGNLELTVKNKDTYGFSVKPKVGTSAVSNARDNRWKHRVSEGSLKMVSEAQPPRDTRRLSRISMKPTVKTTVVIPKASTESSSSSKVLKVSNGNQNTRLQGQETVGHVIRKSTKNCFPIQRKSFPISKHVKKADNCDPKKGYLQLPVKNKDTYGFSVLPSVSNARDNRLKHRVSEGSLKMVSERQPPRDAKRLSRVSMKPTVKTTVVIPKAKRVSKSISVLTKPTSTSGSSSSNHTESVSCEQKLDANTSNITAKGKRRKSYTSLLIERTKLLKDERNVTKEEILPNIYDDGNQLEVAEYVDEIYRHYWVTEAHNPSLKNYMEIQTDITPQMRGRLINWLVEVHLKFDLMQETLYLMVTLLDYYLSVATIKRSEMQLVGLTSLLLASKYEDFWHPKVMELIGISAEIYTRDQMLEMETTILTKLNFRLNLPTPYVFMLQFLRAAQGGKTFENLAFYLIELCLVEYDALHFKPSLLCASAIYVARCTLNLTPAWTPLLCKHSHYREFQIRDCADMILRFHKAAKTAPLRVTYDKFMSRDKCEVASIKPLNKLPPP
- the LOC139891167 gene encoding uncharacterized protein isoform X3, coding for MVVTKGLGTSKIRVAGGREAGKSGRVRSLKVYTDDDNVKIRNKDHVTVETKKPIPVKGEISNINVDIQKEALNKVEKLFGKNFSSGRKVLADISNSRGVFQKNDTFVGSKPGKSKMEKVAYPQRASVGTKANTAITSSGKDLKVFNGNPKTTVRDRKTVGPVSRASTGKRASTESSSSTKDLKVFNGNQKTSLQGQETVGHVIRKTTKNCFPLQRKSFPILNHVKKADNCDPKNGNLELTVKNKDTYGFSVKPKVGTSAVSNARDNRWKHRVSEGSLKMVSEAQPPRDTRRLSRISMKPTVKTTVVIPKASTESSSSSKVLKVSNGNQNTRLQGQETVGHVIRKSTKNCFPIQRKSFPISKHVKKADNCDPKKGYLQLPVKNKDTYGFSVKPKVGTTVLPSVSNARDNRLKHRVSEGSLKMVSERQPPRDAKRLSRVSMKPTVKTTVVIPKAKRVSKSISVLTKPTSTSGSSSSNHTESVSCEQKLDANTSNITAKGKRRKSYTSLLIERTKLLKDERNVTKEEILPNIYDDGNQLEVAEYVDEIYRHYWVTEAHNPSLKNYMEIQTDITPQMRGRLINWLVEVHLKFDLMQETLYLMVTLLDYYLSVATIKRSEMQLVGLTSLLLASKYEDFWHPKVMELIGISAEIYTRDQMLEMETTILTKLNFRLNLPTPYVFMLQFLRAAQGGKTFENLAFYLIELCLVEYDALHFKPSLLCASAIYVARCTLNLTPAWTPLLCKHSHYREFQIRDCADMILRFHKAAKTAPLRVTYDKFMSRDKCEVASIKPLNKLPPP
- the LOC139891167 gene encoding uncharacterized protein isoform X1 is translated as MVVTKGLGTSKIRVAGGREAGKSGRVRSLKVYTDDDNVKIRNKDHVTVETKKPIPVKGEISNINVDIQKEALNKVEKLFGKNFSSAQVNVGRKVLADISNSRGVFQKNDTFVGSKPGKSKMEKVAYPQRASVGTKANTAITSSGKDLKVFNGNPKTTVRDRKTVGPVSRASTGKRASTESSSSTKDLKVFNGNQKTSLQGQETVGHVIRKTTKNCFPLQRKSFPILNHVKKADNCDPKNGNLELTVKNKDTYGFSVKPKVGTSAVSNARDNRWKHRVSEGSLKMVSEAQPPRDTRRLSRISMKPTVKTTVVIPKASTESSSSSKVLKVSNGNQNTRLQGQETVGHVIRKSTKNCFPIQRKSFPISKHVKKADNCDPKKGYLQLPVKNKDTYGFSVKPKVGTTVLPSVSNARDNRLKHRVSEGSLKMVSERQPPRDAKRLSRVSMKPTVKTTVVIPKAKRVSKSISVLTKPTSTSGSSSSNHTESVSCEQKLDANTSNITAKGKRRKSYTSLLIERTKLLKDERNVTKEEILPNIYDDGNQLEVAEYVDEIYRHYWVTEAHNPSLKNYMEIQTDITPQMRGRLINWLVEVHLKFDLMQETLYLMVTLLDYYLSVATIKRSEMQLVGLTSLLLASKYEDFWHPKVMELIGISAEIYTRDQMLEMETTILTKLNFRLNLPTPYVFMLQFLRAAQGGKTFENLAFYLIELCLVEYDALHFKPSLLCASAIYVARCTLNLTPAWTPLLCKHSHYREFQIRDCADMILRFHKAAKTAPLRVTYDKFMSRDKCEVASIKPLNKLPPP